The Desulfatibacillum aliphaticivorans DSM 15576 genome segment GCCGCCGAAATCCTTCAAGGAAACCTTTTCTCAAAAGCAATAGGCGATTTTCCAACGCGCTTTCATGCAACGGCTTTTTCCGGTGCGGCCATTTCCTTAAAGGCTGCGGCCTGCTCCCCATTGCCGATGATGGCGACCATGTCGCCCGGCTGAAACGCCAGCCTCCCTTCCGGGTTTGGATAAAGGATTCCCTTGCGAACGACTCCTACCACGGAAGCGCCGGTTGCGGTGCGAATCCGGAGCTCCAATAGGCTTTTCCCCGCCATGGAACTCTTCTCGGAAATTTCAACCCAGACAAGCTCCAGTTGATCCGTGGCCCGTTGCAGGTGGTCCAGGGTGGAGTATTCCACATGCTGGCTGAGAAGCGAATCATACAGATCCAGCCGCACGGCGTTGGTGAACCGCTGGATTTCCGTGGCCGGAATGTGCAAATCCATCAAGGCCTGGCGAGCGAACTCCAACCCTGCTTCATACTTGGGCATGACCACGTCGCAAGTCCCGGCTTCCTTGAGCAATTTCATGTGCTCCATAGAGTCGGCCATGGCAATGACGCGTATATCCGGGTTGGCATGCTTGGCCAAACGCAAAACGGTTTGGGAAGTCACCAGGGCCGGAGTGGTTATCAACACCAGCCTGGCCTTGTCCACCATCGCCCCTTCCAAAACGACTTCCTGGGAGGCGTCTCCGTACAAAACCGCCATTCCCAGCTCTTTGACCTTTTCCACCTGCCTGAAATCCTGCTCGACCATGACAAAATCCTCGTCCATACGCTGCAGAACGCGCCCCACGTATTGGCCGGTCCTGCCGCCGCCGACTATGATTACATGGTTTTCCATATTTTCTTCGGAAATTTGGATGGTTTCCATGGGAACGTCTTTTCGCAGGCGCTTCTGCAGGCTGTACAAAGGAACGGTCAAACGGGAGACGACGGGCGTCAAAATCATGGTTACAATGGCCACGCTTAAAAACAGGGAGTATAAATTCTGGTCTATGGCCTGGGCGGCCACGCCGGTTCTGGCCAGGACAAAGCCGAACTCGCCCATTTGAAACAGGCCGAAGCCCACGGCAAGCGGAACCACGTTGCCGTAGCCAAAGGCATGGGACAGCGAGTAAAAAACCAGGAACTTTCCTATACTGATCAAAGCCGCCAGCATCAGGATGGTTTTCAGGTTCGCCGCCAGAAAATTCAGGTCCAGCAGCATGCCCACGGAAGCGAAAAACAACAGCCCAAAAAGGTCCCGCAGCGGGACGATGTCGCTCAAGGCCTGGTACCCGAAGTCGGACTCGCTAAGCACCATGCCGGCCACAAATGCGCCGAAAGCAAAAGAAAGCCCCACAAGATAAGTGCCGTATCCCACGCCCAGGCCGATGGCCGTGATGGATAGCAAAAACAACTCCCGGGAGTTCCACCCGGCCACCCTTTTCATGACCCAGGGCAAAAGCCGGACGCCCACCACAATCATCGCCGCCAGAAACAAAACAGCCTTGATTGCCGCCACTCCCAATATGGGAAGGCCGGCCTTGGGATCGCTCATCTGGGGCAGGATGATCATCAAGGGCACAACAGCCAAATCCTGCACGATGAGCATGCCGATCATGACCCGGCTGGACAGGGTGCCCATCCACCCCTGGCTTTCCAGGGTTTTCAACAAAACCATGGTGCTGGACAGCGAGGCCAAGCCCCCAAGCCACAATGCATGGATCGGCTCCCAGTCGAACAAACGGCCTATCAGGTAGCCGTAGGCAATGATCAGTATAATCTGTATGGGCGTGCCGATGAGCGCAATCCGGCTGACAGGCTTGAGCTTTTTGAACGAAAACTCCAGGCCCAGGGCGAACAGCAGCAAGGCCACGCCGATTTCCGCCAGCAGCTCAATGTTGTGGATTTCCTCCGGGCTGATCCGGCCCCAGGTATAAGGCCCCACCAGGACTCCGGCCAGGATATAGCCCAGAATCAGCGGTTGTTTAAGCCTTTGCGCAATCAGCCCGCCAGCCAGTGCCGTCACCACAATCACAACAATGTCCGCTGCAATGCCCATTCATCAGCCTCCATGATCTTTGAAACATGCCAAATGCCGCTTTGGAATTCTATGGCTGATACTACACCTTGTCCTGAAAGACAAACGTTTGACGCCCCCGTTCCCCGGGAAGCGCTATTCAACGCCTCCCTTTCCATTTCCGGATACATGAAGCGGCCAAGCCAGTTCAGTGCGGATATGCCAATATCGCTTTCCAGGCAAACCGGCGATGAGGTTGCGGGAGACAGGGTCCAAACGCCCCTTCACACTGAGACTCTCCATCAAAAACTTGCCCTGCGCCGGCGGCGCAAGCTATCCTAATAAAAATGGGAATTATAGCTTCGCTGCAACTGTACCGAGACAGCCGTGTTTGAGACGAGATTCCATCCCGGCTTTGATTCAAATTGATCGGGATGGAAATTACCAGGCTCGCATAGTCTGCCATCATCCTATCGCACAAGGACTTTGGCACGATAGTTGCTTTTCCACTTTCCATTTCTGTTCACTATCATGGCCTGATTTTACAATGGGAATACCTCTTTTTTCAACCCATGGCATTGATGAGGCCCAGATAACCGACTGCTTGAATATTTAATGAAATGACGATCATGACTTCCGACCGCATACATTCTTACAGGTATTGCCCTTTTCCGCATGCACTAACCATAATCTGTCTCACTATCATCCTCCTGGGAGGCAATTACGCCCTTGCGAAAGAAAACACGTTCGGCAACAAGCAGATTTTAAGCTCCGCGGCGGAAATTGACTATCCTCCTTTTAGCGCAATCGATAAGAATGGGCAGGCAATCGGTTTTTCCGTGGAACTTATGCGTGCAGCGCTTAAGTCCATGGGACGGGAAGTCACTTTTCGAACCGGGCCCTGGCCGCAAGTGAAGGGCTGGCTGGAACAGGGCGAAGTACAGGCTCTCCCCCTGGTTGGACGAACCCCGGAAAGGGAAGCGGCTTTTGATTTTACCTTCCCTTACATGTCCATACATGGAGCCATTGTTGTTCGAAAGGGCGAGGCCGGCATCCGCGATTTGAAAGATTTGAAAGGGCGTGAGGTCGCTGTCATGAAAAGCGACAACGCCGAGGAGTTTTTAAGGCGAGAAGACTGCGGAGCGATCATCCATACTACCGACACTTTTGAACAGGCTTTGTCTGAGCTCTCCCAAGGCAGGCATGATGCAGTCGTTATTCAAAGACTGGTCGCCCTGCGACTCATCCAGGAAGCCCGACTTACCAATTTGAAAATCGTCAATAAGCCTGTCAAAGGTTTTCGCCAGGATTTTTGCTTTGCGGTCAAAGAGGGGGATCGGGACACCCTGGCTCTCCTGAACGAAGGTCTCTCCCTGGTGATGGCGGATGGGACCTATCGTCATCTGCACGCCAAATGGTTTGCCGCTTTGCAGCTGCCCACTAATCGCCGCATAATCATTGGAGGGGATTACGATTACCCACCCTATGAATTTTTAAACGAAAATAACCTCCCGGCAGGCATGAATGTTGATCTCACGCGGGCCATCGCCCGGGAAATGGGATTGAACATTGAAATCCGCCTGGGGCCCTGGTCAAAGGCCGTGGAAGATCTTGAAAATGGCAACATAGATGCCTTGGGAGGCATGTTTTATAGTCCGGAGCGTGATTTGAAATTCGACTTTACGCCGCCCCATACCTTGAATCATTATGTCGCGATAACTCGCAAGGGAGAAGGCCCTCCTCCCTTGAGCATGAAGGAGTTAACGGGCAAAAGCATTGTCGTTCAAAGGGGCGACATGATATACAGCTATGCCGTAAAACATGGGTTCAAGGACCATATCTCGCTCAAAGATACCCAGGAAGATGTTTTGAGAGGCGTCTCCAATGGAATATACGATTGCGCACTGTCCGCCAGAGTGACCACCCTATACCTCATCAATAAAAATAATTGGACGAATCTGGAACTGGGCCGTCAACCAATTCTGACAACAGAATACTGCTATGCCGTCCCCAATGGCCACAAAGCCCTCTTAGCGCAGTTTAGCGAAGGCCTTAAAATCATAGAAGAAACTGGTGAATATCGCCGTATACGCAATAAGTGGCTTGGAGTGTATGAGGAATCCCACACCAATCTCGCCGCTATCATTCGCTATGTCGCCATAGTCGCCATCCCCCTGCTTTTGCTCTTGCTGGCTTTTTTCCTGTGGTCCTGGTCATTACGCAAACAGGTTGCAGCCAGAACCGCCGAACTCCAAAAGAGTGAAGAACAATACAGACTGCTGGCGGACAACACGCTGGATGTAATCTGGACCTTAAATCCAAAGCTTGAATTCACCTATATCAACCCTGCTATTTTAGAACTGACAGGGTACACGGCGGAAAAATGGATAAACACCCCTTTGTCTGATCATTGCGACGCCACAAACTTGGAATATATCAAACAGGTGTTCGCAGAGGAGGCGGCCAAAGGGACGGAAGGACCCGGCGTTATTTTTGAAGCTGAGTGGCTTAAAAAAAACGGCGAACCTGTTCAAGTGGAAATACACGGCAAAGTGCTTCATGACGAGAACGGCCAGGTATCGAAATTTCAGGGAACCGCTCGTGATATTACCATGCGCAAACAGGCGGAAAATGAACTCCGTCAAAGAGAGTCCCAATACAATGCTATTGTGGAAAACTCCGGCGATTATATTATGCGCTATGACAGAAGCCATCGCCATATTTTTGCGAACCGCGAAGCGATAGAGGCGACAGGGCTGACTCCGGAGCAATATCTGGGCAAGACCCACCGCGAAATGGGTTTCCCCAAGCACTTGTGCGAATTATGGGAAAACAGCATCGATGAGGTTTTTTTGACGGGGGAAGTCCGCTGCGTGGATTTTGACGTTGAACTGGAGAACGGCTGGGTCTCCCTGGAAATGCAACTCAACCCTGAATTTAACGAAGAGGGAAGCGTTCAGTCCGTCATTGGAATTTCCCGGGACATAACAAAACGAAAGGCGGCTCAACAAGAAGACCGCTTGAACAAAGGGCGTCTGGAAATTATCCATGTCATTCAAAATCTGACGGATATTTCGGAAAAAAAGATATGTGACATCATTCTGGAAAAAATGGTTGATTTGTTGGATAGTAAAATTGGTTTTTTGGGCTTTATGAGTAAAGACGAAAAAATCATGCACATCCACGCATGGTCTTCTTCCGCCATGGAACAATGCACAATCCAGCACAAACCCATCACTTTTTCCATTGCCGAGTCAGGCGTTTGGGGGGAGCCTGTCCGACATCGAAAAGCGATTATCATTAATGATTATAATAAGCCGCATCCCGCCAAGAAAGGCTGTCCGGCAGGGCATGTAGCCATTTCCCGCTTTTTATCTGTTCCTGTGTTCGACAGCGGTCGTATTGTGATGCTCGCGGCTGTGGCCAATAAGGTGAATCCCTACACTGAAAACGATCTTCGTCAATTTGAGCTGCTGTTAGGCAGCGCATGGGAGCAGATTCAACGCAGACGCATGGAAAAAGAAAGGGAATCCTTGATTGCCCAACTCCAAAGAGCCCAAAAAATGGAATCCATTGGCAACCTGGCAGGGGGTATCGCTCATGATTTTAACAACCTGCTCTCTCCAATCGTCGGCATGTCCGAGCTTCTGTTGGAAGATTTACCGCCAGACAGCCTTGAATATGAAAACGCACAGGAAATATTTACGGCGGGAAAACGGGCAAGCGACCTTGTAAATCAGATTCTTGCCTTCAGCCGTCAATCCGAGCATAAAAAAATCCCGGTTCTGGTCCAAAAAATACTCCGGGAAGTCCTCAAACTAAGTAGATCGACCATCCCGGCGGATATCCAAATCTCTCAGGATATCATGCCCGATTGCGGGCCTGTGATTGCCGACCCCACGCAAATACATCAACTGGTCATGAACTTCATCACCAACGCCTATCACGCCGTAGAGAAAACCGGCGGCGAAATTTTTGTACAACTTAAGGAAACCAGACTAAGCGCGGAAGAAATAGGCAGCAAACCGCTTGGCCCGGGACGTTACGCCGTATTAGTCATTTCGGATAACGGCGAAGGAATCAATCCAGCCATCCTGGATAAGATTTTTGAGCCTTATTTCACCACCAAGGAACAGGGTAAAGGCACTGGCCTTGGACTTGCCGTAGCCTATGGAATTATTAAGGAGCACAAGGGCGACATCAGTGTTGAAAGTGAACTGGGATCCGGAACCGCCTTCACTATCCATTTGCCAATCATGGAAAAAAGCGTATCTGAAGGTCCTGTGCCACTGACAGAAAGCGATCCCAGAGGCCATGAACGAATTTTGCTGGTGGATGATGAAGAAGCTGTCGCCAAACTTGAAAAACAAATGATTGAACGCCTTGGCTATCATGTCACAGCGTGCACCAGCAGCACAGAGGCGTTAAGAGTCTTTGAAGCAAATCCCCATGCTTTTGATTTAGTGCTTTCCGACATGACTATGCCCGGCATGACCGGCGACCTGCTTTCCATAAAAATGAGATCCATAAGGCCCGATATGCCTGTTATCATTTGTACAGGCTTCAGTGAAAAGATCAACGAGGAAAACGCAAAAGCAGCGGGAATCAAAGGGCTGCTCATGAAACCGATCATCAAATCCGAAATGGCTAAATTGATCAGAACCGTGCTGGATGAAGCGAAAACCTCAAACTAACGATACAGTCAGGATGACAATTTTTCCGGCATGGTTCTCTTCCCGCCATAGGCGGACCGCTCTCTCAGCATGGGGAGGCGAAGCAATCTCAGAAAGCTATCTCATGGGCACCGGCTTTAACAACCGGGTAAAGCGGTTGCGATATTCCCGGGGGGAGAGGCCCGTGGTTTTTTTGAACAGCTTACGGAAGGAGTTGGGATCTTCGTACCCCACCTGCTGGGTGATCTCCTCGATGGATTGGGCCGTCTTTTCCAATTGATGCTTGGCCGCCTCAATGCGCACCCTCTGCAGATAAATCAGCGGCGAATCTCCGGTGGCCTGCTTAAAACGCCGCACAAAATGCCGGGGGCTCACGCCCATGTCGCAGGCCAGGGCTTCCACAGAAATCCGCGAGGGAAACTTTTCCTCCAGAAAGCACTGGGCTTCCTTGACCACCTCGTCCGTATGATCTTTCTGAAATTCAAATATGGAATAGGGGGACTGGCTGTTGCGAGGCTCCATCAGCAAGGCCTTGGAGCATACGTCCGCCAATTCCTCGTAGCCGAATTTTTCAATCAGATAGATGCACAAATCCCAGAACGACGTGGTGGCGCCCGAGCAAAGCACGCCTCCGTCTTCGGTCAAAATCCGTTCGGGCCTCAGCTTGACCTTGGGGTATAGACGCTTGAAATAGCGGGAAAACTTGAGATTGGTGGTGGCCACCTTGCCGTCCAGAATGCCGGTCTCGGCCAATAAAAAAGTTCCCGTGCAGGTGGAGCCTATCATCACATGCTTTTCATGATGCTTGCGAAGCCATTCCGTCAGCTCCCGGGGCGCCTTGCCGATAAAGCGGATGGGGGGAAGAAAGCCGGGAACCAGGATGAAATCCGTCTTCTCAATATCGTGGATGGAGGCGTGGGGCGTGACGATCACCCTGCCGTCCGCTTCCACCTGCTTGCCGTCCAGGGAGACGATGTCCCATTGAAACAAGGGCGGCTCGTTCTCCTTGTCCCGGTTAAGCTGCGCGTACCACCGGTTGGATATTCCAAAAGCGTCTATGCACCCGTAAATGGCGGAAGCGGCGCAGTTCTCGTAAGCAAGCAATGTGATGTGCGGCATATTTCTCCTCCTGGCGCCCATGTCTGATTTGGCATGGTTAAAGTCAAAATAGCCTCTTTTGATTTACTCCGTCAAGCTGTAAAAATATACCGTCAAAGAATGGTTCTCAGGGTCGCAGCCTTGAACGATCAGAAAAAAACAAGCCGTCAGGAGGAGAAAATCATGGATCCCTTGTTTCAGCCCATCAAAATCAACCAAATGGAAGTCAAAAACAGAATTTATCTGCCCGCCATGCATCTGAACATGGCCGTGGACTTTTTGGTGACGGACCAGATTGTGGATTTTTACGCGGAACGCGCCAAGGGCGGCGCAGGCATGATCGCCGTGGGCAACGCCACGGTGAACGAGGTCGCCGGAAACAGCATGTACATCGGCGCCCATAAGGACGAGTTCATGCCCGGCCTCACGCGGCTTTCCAAGGCCATACAGGATGGCGGCGCCAGGTCCGTGGTCCAGTTGAACCACGCGGGCAGGTATTCCCATTCCTTCATGATGAACGGCAAAATGCCCGTGGCGCCTTCGGCCATCCCTTCCCGGATGACTCGGGAAACGCCGGAAGCCCTGACGCTTGAAGGCATCAAGCAGACCATCGCGGATTTCGCCGAGTCGGCCGAGCGGGTGAAAAAATGCGGATACGACGCCGTGGAAGTGCTGAGCGGCACCGGATACCTGATCAGCGAATTTCTCTCCCCGGTCACCAATGCTCGCGACGACGAATACGGCGGATCCTTTGAAAACCGCATCCGCTTCGGCGTGGAAATCATGAAGGCCATCCGCGAGAAGGTCGGCCCGGACTATCCGGTCATGGTCCGCCTGGACAACAACGACTTCATGGAAGGCGGCCAGCGCGCCGACGAACTGACCGAATACGCCAGAATCCTGGCTGAGGAATGCGGCGTGGACGCCCTGTGCGTCAAGGGCAACTGGCACGAAGCCCGGGTGCCCCAGATGACCACCAACGTGCCTCGCGGAACTTACGCTTATCTTGCCAAGAACGTCAAAGACGTGGTGGACGTGCCGGTTATCGCCAGCCACCGCATCCATTCCCCGGAAGTGGCCCGGCAAATCATCCGGGACGGCTTCTGCGACATGGTCGCTTTCGGCCGCGCCCTCATCGCCGATCCCTATATGCCGGAAAAAGCCCGCACCGGCCGTGAAAACGAAATCGTCCAATGCATCGCCTGCTGCCAGGGCTGTTTTGACAGCCTGTTCCAACTGCAGCACGTCAAGTGCATGTGCAACCCCAAGGCCGGCTACGAAAGCTCCAAGGCCATTGAAAAAACCGCCTCCCCCAAAAAGGTCATGATCATCGGCGGAGGACCGGCCGGCATGACCGCCGCCCTGGCCGCCAAGGAAAAAGGCCACGACGTGACTCTGTACGAAAAAGGCGGCAAACTGGGCGGGCAGCTTTATCTGGCCGGCGCTCCCCACGGCCGCGAGGAATTCGTGGAACTGGCCAAGGACCTCACCACGCAGCTTAAACTCGCCAAGGTGGACGTCAAGCTGAACACCGCCGTTGACGAAGCCCTGATTGATCAGGAAAAGCCTGACGTAGTGCTTCTGGCCACGGGCGCCGAGCCAGTCGCCCCGCCCATCCCCGGCGTGGATCAGCCCCACGTGGTCCAGGCGTGGGACGTGCTTTTGGACAAAGTCTCTGTGGGCAAGAAAGTGGTCGTCATCGGCGGCGGCGCCGTGGGCGTGGAAACCGCCATGCATCTTTCGGAAATCGGCACGCTGTCCGGCGACGCCATCAAGTTCCTGCTGGTGAATCAGGCTGAAACCCCGGAAGCCCTGTACAAGCTGGCCACCCAGGGAACCGTGGACGTCACCCTGATCGAAATGCTGGATAAAATCGGCGCAGGCATCGGCAAAAGCACCAAGTGGGTCATGCATCAGGACATGG includes the following:
- a CDS encoding GlxA family transcriptional regulator; its protein translation is MPHITLLAYENCAASAIYGCIDAFGISNRWYAQLNRDKENEPPLFQWDIVSLDGKQVEADGRVIVTPHASIHDIEKTDFILVPGFLPPIRFIGKAPRELTEWLRKHHEKHVMIGSTCTGTFLLAETGILDGKVATTNLKFSRYFKRLYPKVKLRPERILTEDGGVLCSGATTSFWDLCIYLIEKFGYEELADVCSKALLMEPRNSQSPYSIFEFQKDHTDEVVKEAQCFLEEKFPSRISVEALACDMGVSPRHFVRRFKQATGDSPLIYLQRVRIEAAKHQLEKTAQSIEEITQQVGYEDPNSFRKLFKKTTGLSPREYRNRFTRLLKPVPMR
- a CDS encoding transporter substrate-binding domain-containing protein, which codes for MTSDRIHSYRYCPFPHALTIICLTIILLGGNYALAKENTFGNKQILSSAAEIDYPPFSAIDKNGQAIGFSVELMRAALKSMGREVTFRTGPWPQVKGWLEQGEVQALPLVGRTPEREAAFDFTFPYMSIHGAIVVRKGEAGIRDLKDLKGREVAVMKSDNAEEFLRREDCGAIIHTTDTFEQALSELSQGRHDAVVIQRLVALRLIQEARLTNLKIVNKPVKGFRQDFCFAVKEGDRDTLALLNEGLSLVMADGTYRHLHAKWFAALQLPTNRRIIIGGDYDYPPYEFLNENNLPAGMNVDLTRAIAREMGLNIEIRLGPWSKAVEDLENGNIDALGGMFYSPERDLKFDFTPPHTLNHYVAITRKGEGPPPLSMKELTGKSIVVQRGDMIYSYAVKHGFKDHISLKDTQEDVLRGVSNGIYDCALSARVTTLYLINKNNWTNLELGRQPILTTEYCYAVPNGHKALLAQFSEGLKIIEETGEYRRIRNKWLGVYEESHTNLAAIIRYVAIVAIPLLLLLLAFFLWSWSLRKQVAARTAELQKSEEQYRLLADNTLDVIWTLNPKLEFTYINPAILELTGYTAEKWINTPLSDHCDATNLEYIKQVFAEEAAKGTEGPGVIFEAEWLKKNGEPVQVEIHGKVLHDENGQVSKFQGTARDITMRKQAENELRQRESQYNAIVENSGDYIMRYDRSHRHIFANREAIEATGLTPEQYLGKTHREMGFPKHLCELWENSIDEVFLTGEVRCVDFDVELENGWVSLEMQLNPEFNEEGSVQSVIGISRDITKRKAAQQEDRLNKGRLEIIHVIQNLTDISEKKICDIILEKMVDLLDSKIGFLGFMSKDEKIMHIHAWSSSAMEQCTIQHKPITFSIAESGVWGEPVRHRKAIIINDYNKPHPAKKGCPAGHVAISRFLSVPVFDSGRIVMLAAVANKVNPYTENDLRQFELLLGSAWEQIQRRRMEKERESLIAQLQRAQKMESIGNLAGGIAHDFNNLLSPIVGMSELLLEDLPPDSLEYENAQEIFTAGKRASDLVNQILAFSRQSEHKKIPVLVQKILREVLKLSRSTIPADIQISQDIMPDCGPVIADPTQIHQLVMNFITNAYHAVEKTGGEIFVQLKETRLSAEEIGSKPLGPGRYAVLVISDNGEGINPAILDKIFEPYFTTKEQGKGTGLGLAVAYGIIKEHKGDISVESELGSGTAFTIHLPIMEKSVSEGPVPLTESDPRGHERILLVDDEEAVAKLEKQMIERLGYHVTACTSSTEALRVFEANPHAFDLVLSDMTMPGMTGDLLSIKMRSIRPDMPVIICTGFSEKINEENAKAAGIKGLLMKPIIKSEMAKLIRTVLDEAKTSN
- a CDS encoding cation:proton antiporter codes for the protein MGIAADIVVIVVTALAGGLIAQRLKQPLILGYILAGVLVGPYTWGRISPEEIHNIELLAEIGVALLLFALGLEFSFKKLKPVSRIALIGTPIQIILIIAYGYLIGRLFDWEPIHALWLGGLASLSSTMVLLKTLESQGWMGTLSSRVMIGMLIVQDLAVVPLMIILPQMSDPKAGLPILGVAAIKAVLFLAAMIVVGVRLLPWVMKRVAGWNSRELFLLSITAIGLGVGYGTYLVGLSFAFGAFVAGMVLSESDFGYQALSDIVPLRDLFGLLFFASVGMLLDLNFLAANLKTILMLAALISIGKFLVFYSLSHAFGYGNVVPLAVGFGLFQMGEFGFVLARTGVAAQAIDQNLYSLFLSVAIVTMILTPVVSRLTVPLYSLQKRLRKDVPMETIQISEENMENHVIIVGGGRTGQYVGRVLQRMDEDFVMVEQDFRQVEKVKELGMAVLYGDASQEVVLEGAMVDKARLVLITTPALVTSQTVLRLAKHANPDIRVIAMADSMEHMKLLKEAGTCDVVMPKYEAGLEFARQALMDLHIPATEIQRFTNAVRLDLYDSLLSQHVEYSTLDHLQRATDQLELVWVEISEKSSMAGKSLLELRIRTATGASVVGVVRKGILYPNPEGRLAFQPGDMVAIIGNGEQAAAFKEMAAPEKAVA
- a CDS encoding FAD-dependent oxidoreductase; this encodes MDPLFQPIKINQMEVKNRIYLPAMHLNMAVDFLVTDQIVDFYAERAKGGAGMIAVGNATVNEVAGNSMYIGAHKDEFMPGLTRLSKAIQDGGARSVVQLNHAGRYSHSFMMNGKMPVAPSAIPSRMTRETPEALTLEGIKQTIADFAESAERVKKCGYDAVEVLSGTGYLISEFLSPVTNARDDEYGGSFENRIRFGVEIMKAIREKVGPDYPVMVRLDNNDFMEGGQRADELTEYARILAEECGVDALCVKGNWHEARVPQMTTNVPRGTYAYLAKNVKDVVDVPVIASHRIHSPEVARQIIRDGFCDMVAFGRALIADPYMPEKARTGRENEIVQCIACCQGCFDSLFQLQHVKCMCNPKAGYESSKAIEKTASPKKVMIIGGGPAGMTAALAAKEKGHDVTLYEKGGKLGGQLYLAGAPHGREEFVELAKDLTTQLKLAKVDVKLNTAVDEALIDQEKPDVVLLATGAEPVAPPIPGVDQPHVVQAWDVLLDKVSVGKKVVVIGGGAVGVETAMHLSEIGTLSGDAIKFLLVNQAETPEALYKLATQGTVDVTLIEMLDKIGAGIGKSTKWVMHQDMGRQRISISTGTKALEITPTEIKVQTGEEVYAIPADTVVLAAGAKPVNGLAETLKAKGIDFQVIGDANGIALAFDAVHNGFDAGRNI